In Cryptococcus neoformans var. neoformans B-3501A chromosome 3, whole genome shotgun sequence, the DNA window ACAGAGTAATGTAGATCCCAACAACATGACATAAGCTACCGCTTTTTTTAatcctcgtccttgtcCTGGCTCTCGCGCTTGGACCAATCCAGCCAGCTTCCGACATAGTTCCTCACGCTCTTGTAGCCCTTATCGTTGGCAATCTCGGCCGCAGAAGCGGAACGCCTGCCAGAACGGcagaaaaagatgatgttCTGCTCGGGCTGAGGCTTGGGGAAGGCGAATTCCTAGATCCAAATGTTACATTTAAACGATTTGCGCCAGGACAGCTAGCTGCTTGTAAGAGTTTGACGTACCCTTTGGAAGTCTCCGGGGTTAGAGTGGGAGTCCAAAGCCTCTTTGAGCTTGGACAGGGGCAAGTTGACGGCAGAAGGAATAGACCCAAGAGCGACCTCGTCAGGCTCCCTCACGTCCACCAAAAGGATATTCTATACAGACGGTCAGCGACTGCGAGGGCCCGGCCTGCTGTCAAGCACAAAACGTACATCAGTAGGCTGCTGGGTAATGGGCTTCAACTCCTCGTAAGTGACGATGGG includes these proteins:
- a CDS encoding hypothetical protein (Match to EST gb|CF192581.1|CF192581; HMMPfam hit to Rhodanese, Rhodanese-like domain, score: 62.0, E(): 1.6e-15), whose protein sequence is MSFARTFAQRSLRTLASSARLRAPLPAKRAFSTAQPLRMVVSQARYDAANRKPSQWAKDPIVTYEELKPITQQPTDNILLVDVREPDEVALGSIPSAVNLPLSKLKEALDSHSNPGDFQREFAFPKPQPEQNIIFFCRSGRRSASAAEIANDKGYKSVRNYVGSWLDWSKRESQDKDED